The Juglans microcarpa x Juglans regia isolate MS1-56 chromosome 2D, Jm3101_v1.0, whole genome shotgun sequence DNA window TCATTGAGAGAAGTTCAAGCAATCCAAGCAGAGAATTACTTGAAGCCCAAGAGAAGATAAGAGAACTCGAGTTTGAATTAGAAAGACTAGCTGGAGCAATTAAGCATTCAGAATCTGAGAGCTCTCAGCTGAAGGACGAGGTCTCACAGACAAGGGAGAAGCTGGTAGAAAGTGGAAAGAAGTATGAAGAGCTTGAACTCAACCACAAGAAAATGCAAGAACAAATTGTAGAAGACGAGGAGAAACACAGTGCACAGATAAACAGTTTGCAAGAGGCATTGCAAGCTCATGAAACAAAGAGCAAGGAGCTGGTTGAGGTGAAGGAAGCATTTGATGGTCTCAGCCTTGAGCTCGAGACCTCAAGAAAGAGGATGCAGGAGTTGGAGGATGAGCTGCAATGTTCTGCAGGTGAGGCACAAAAGTTTGAGGAGCTGCACAAACAAAGTGGCTCACATGCAGAATCTGAGACAAAGAGGGCCTTGGAGTTTGAGAGATTGCTGGAAGTGGCAAAACTGAGCGCCAAAGAAATGGAAGATCAGATCGCTTCTGTACAAGAAGAACTGAAGGGCGTGTATGAAAAGATTGCTGAGAATCAGAAGGTTGAAGAAGCACTCAAGGTAACTGCAGCAGAGCTTTCTGTAGTCCAAGATGAGTTGGCGCTTTCAAAATCCCAAGTACTGGACATAGAGCAGAGACTTTCTTCAAGAGAGGATCTTATAAATGAACTGACCCAGGAACTGGACTCAAGAAAGGGTTCAGAATCTCAGATGAAGGAACATATCTCCTCACTTGAAATTCTTATAGCCTCAACTAAAGAAAATCTTCAAGTAAAGGTTTCTGAACTGGAAGAAATCAAGTTGAAGCAGCAGGAGGAAGTGAACACAAGGGAATTAGTTGAGACTTCATTGAAAACTCAGGAAGCACAATTTTCAGTAGTACAGGAGGAATTGGCTAAAGtaatcaaagaaaaagaagctcTTGAAGCAAGTGTGGCAGAAATCACTAGTAAGGCAAAGGAAATGGAGAAGTTGCGCAGTGATCTAGAGGAGAAATTGAGGCTCACAGATGAGAATTTCCGCAAAACAGATTCTCTTTTGTCGCAAGCGTTGTCGAACAATGCAGAGCTTGAAGAGAAGTTGAGGTCTCTGGAAGATCTTCATAACGAGTCAGGAGCTGCAGCAGCGACTGCTACTCAAAAAAATCTTGAGCTCGAGGATATAATCCAGGCTTCAAATGCTACGGCAGAAGAGGCAAAATCACAACTGAGAGAGCTTGAGACACAATTTATAGCTGCAGAACAAAAGAATGTGGAGCTTGAGCAAAAGCTAAACTTTACAGAACTAAAAAGCAGCGATGccgagagagagatgaaagaactTTCTGAGAAAATATCTGAACTAAATGCTACATTGAGAGtgtttgaggaagaaaaagttCAACTGAATGGCCAAATGCAGGAACAccaggaaaaaataaatcagctGGAATCAACTCTAAACCAGTCCTCATTACGAAATTCAGAGCTTGAGGAGGAGTTGAAGATTGCTGTCGGTAAATGCACCGAACATGAGGATCGAGCCACTATGAACCATCAGCGTAGCCTGGAGCTAGAAGACTTGATCCAAGTATCTCATTCCAAAGTGGAGGACGCCAGTAAAAAGGCGAGTGAGTTCGAGTTGCTACTCGAAGCAGAGAAGCATAGAATTCTGGAACTTGAAGAACAGATAAGCACATTAGAAAAGAAATGTGGGGACGCGGAAGCAGATTCCAAGACATACTCTGACAAGGTATTAGAACTTTCGTCAGAACTGGAGACATTCCAAGCTCGAGCCTCAAGCCTTGAAATTGCACTACAAACGGCTAACGACAAGGAAAGAGAGCTGACAGAGTCCTTGAATCTAGCAATAGATGAGAAGGGAAGACTAGAAGATGCATCGACCAGTTCTAGCGAGAAGCTTGCTGAAGCAGAAAATCTATTGGAGGTCTTGAAGAATGAATTGAATCTGACACAGGAGAAGTTGGTAAGCATAGAAAATGATCTTAAGGCTGCAGGAATGAGAGAGAATGAGGTAATGGAGAAGCTTAAATCTGCAGAAGAGGAACTGGAGCAACAAGGAAGAGTGATAGAACAAGCTACTGCAAGAAACTCTGAGCTGGAATTGTTACATGATTCCCTAGCAAGAGATTCTGAGGGTAAACTCCAAGAAGCAATGGCAAATCTCAACACTAGGGATTCTGAGGCAAAATCTTTGTTTGAGAAACTGAAGATACATGAAGACCAGGTGAAGATTTATGAAGAGCAGGTGGCTCAAGCGGCTGGAAATTCTGCATCTTTGAAGGAGGAGTTGGATCAGACTTTATTGAAATTGTCTTCTTTGGAAAGCACAAATCAAGAACTCCGAGAACAGATTTCGAAAGCTGAAAATAAAGCTTCTGAGTCTTTCTCAGAGAATGAGCTGGTAGTCGAGACCAATGTTCAGCTCAAAAGTAAGATTGGTGAACTCCAGGAATTGCTTAATTCTACTCTTTCCGAGAAGGAAGCCACTGCTCAACAACTTGTTTCTCACAAGAACACTATCACAGAGTTAACAGACCAGCACTCAAGAGCCTTTGAACTACACTCTGCAGCTGAGGGTCGCATTGTGGAAGCAGAAAGACAGTTACAAGAAGCCACTGACAGATTCACTCACAGAGATTCAGAAGCCAAAGACTTGAGTGAGAAACTGAGTGCTCTAGAAACCCAGATTGACTTGTATAAAGAACAGGCTCAAGAGGCATCTACGAAGGCCGAAGCTCGAAATATTGAGTTGGAAGAGACTCTCTCTAAGTTAAAGCATCTAGAAAGCATTGTTGAGGAACTGCAGACCAAGTCAAGTGACTTAGAAAAAGAGACTGGAGGGCTGGCCGAGGCAAATATGAAGCTTACTGAGGAAGTGGCCACGTACGAGTCCACACTGAGCGATTTACAGGCAAATCTGTTGGCAGCTCTTGCAGAGAAGGATGGAACAGTTGAAGAGCTTAACTCTTCAAAGAAGACCATAGAAGATTTGACACATCAGCTTGCTTCTGAAGGGCAGAAACTACAATATCAGGTTTGGAGCTAAGTTTTTTTAGATATCTTGGTAAACAATGATATGGATATCGTTTTGTCCTATGATGTTCTAAAACATATTTGATTTCTGCAGATATCTTCAATTATGGAAGAAAACAACCTTCTCACTGAAACACATCAAAATGCCACAAAGGAACTTCAGTCTGTGATATTGCAGCTTGAAGAACAGTTGAACGAACATAATGCAAAAGAAGACGCTTTGAGATCTGAGATTGAAAATCAAAAGGCTGAGATTGCTGAGAAACTTTTGCTGCAAACTCGTCTCAAGGAACTTGAGGAACAATTAATGAAATCTGAAGATCAATTGAAACAAGAGGTATTCCAGAAATTTCTCAATTATTGCAACAATCAGGAATCTCGTGAATAAGTTCTTCATATTCAATTCAACGTTACTCCTTTTCAGTTGAAAATTCAATTGTACGTGTTGTAATGTTTCTGACTGATACGATGGCTGTAGGTGCAAAGCATTCAGGTGGCAGCAGCTGCAAAAGAGGCAGAATTACTTTCAAAATTGGAGGATCATGCTCATAAGGTCCATGATAGAGATTTATTACATGAAACAGTGCTAGAACTTCAGAAAGAATTACAACTTGCTCAGAGCACGCATGCTGAACAGGTACTAGCCATTGTTTAAGAAATGTATTCGCACTTCAGCTTTACTTCTCCAATATGTTGGTCGTATACGTCACTGCCGAATACCTTCAAAACCAAGTGTGCAGTGTTTGACATAAACAACATGTAATAATTTTCCATTTCTAGGAGCAAGTTTGCAGTTATCTTGCTTGTagatcttttattattttttttccctgcaTCCTAATTGTCTAATTGTAGGTTTTAATCACTTGTTTTATACGGAAATTTGATCAAaggattaaaaaagaatgattgtTCCTGAACTGTTCCTTGTCTGAACTTCCCATCAGAACGAAAAGTATTCTCAAAAGGAGTTGGAAAGAGAAGCAGCACTGGAGCATTCTCGTGGAGAGCTTGAAGCAAAGAACAAAGAAATCGTGCTACTAGAGAAGCAAGTCAAAGAGCTTGAGCAGAAATTGCAGCTGGCTGATGCTAAACTGTCGCAAAAGGTTATTTTCTATTCCGCCCACCATATAGACTATAGAGACCAATTGACATAAAAAAACTAATCCTGTATCATAGCAAAATCATTTGACTTGAAGTAAACAGAACCCTCTCATTAGCTGCTTGAGAAAAGCAGAACCTGTCATGTTTCGGTGgcttcctttttgtttgcttttgctTTCAAGATTACATTGTGCTCAAAATCATAgctttaatattcaaatttgggATTTATGAGCATTCAAACCCAACTATGATTAATGTTTCTTCAGTTTGTCAAAAATTAAAGTTGTTAACATTTAAATTGTGTTACAGGGAGGAGATAGGGGGGCCAGTCCAACAGAACAGGAGGAAGGGATGGAGGTTAAATCCAGAGACATTGGATCAACCATTTCCACTCCATCAAAAAGGAAGAGCAAGAGAGAGTCAGAAGCACCATCTGCTGCTCAAACCTCATCTTCTTCAGAGACGCATGCTAAAACTGCTGAGGCTTCTCCTCTCACGACCTTTAAGTTCATCTTGGGAGTAGCTCTAGTATCTGTGATACTTGGCATAATTCTTGGGAAACGATATTAGCTTGCTTGGGGTTTTTGTGGATTTTGGTTTTGATCTTCTTTTGTTTCTtactttgtttttcctttttctttaccCATCAATATAAATTATGCAGTAAGAGATTTGAAAGCTATGTTTGGATGCTTTCAAACTTAGGTGTTGAGGTTGGTCAGGGAATTTGTCTTCATATGCAAAGTAAAAATTACagttcatgtattattattcaagtttgtatttaatttgttgATTGTGTTGCATACCTTTCCTATTTTTG harbors:
- the LOC121251262 gene encoding myosin-11-like gives rise to the protein MEEETLVNSEVPVLKAAEDAVIDADPINKVTNGDLPQLGKEGKKEEEETDGEFIKIEKESIDASHTGVTASVEDNHPTVIERSSSNPSRELLEAQEKIRELEFELERLAGAIKHSESESSQLKDEVSQTREKLVESGKKYEELELNHKKMQEQIVEDEEKHSAQINSLQEALQAHETKSKELVEVKEAFDGLSLELETSRKRMQELEDELQCSAGEAQKFEELHKQSGSHAESETKRALEFERLLEVAKLSAKEMEDQIASVQEELKGVYEKIAENQKVEEALKVTAAELSVVQDELALSKSQVLDIEQRLSSREDLINELTQELDSRKGSESQMKEHISSLEILIASTKENLQVKVSELEEIKLKQQEEVNTRELVETSLKTQEAQFSVVQEELAKVIKEKEALEASVAEITSKAKEMEKLRSDLEEKLRLTDENFRKTDSLLSQALSNNAELEEKLRSLEDLHNESGAAAATATQKNLELEDIIQASNATAEEAKSQLRELETQFIAAEQKNVELEQKLNFTELKSSDAEREMKELSEKISELNATLRVFEEEKVQLNGQMQEHQEKINQLESTLNQSSLRNSELEEELKIAVGKCTEHEDRATMNHQRSLELEDLIQVSHSKVEDASKKASEFELLLEAEKHRILELEEQISTLEKKCGDAEADSKTYSDKVLELSSELETFQARASSLEIALQTANDKERELTESLNLAIDEKGRLEDASTSSSEKLAEAENLLEVLKNELNLTQEKLVSIENDLKAAGMRENEVMEKLKSAEEELEQQGRVIEQATARNSELELLHDSLARDSEGKLQEAMANLNTRDSEAKSLFEKLKIHEDQVKIYEEQVAQAAGNSASLKEELDQTLLKLSSLESTNQELREQISKAENKASESFSENELVVETNVQLKSKIGELQELLNSTLSEKEATAQQLVSHKNTITELTDQHSRAFELHSAAEGRIVEAERQLQEATDRFTHRDSEAKDLSEKLSALETQIDLYKEQAQEASTKAEARNIELEETLSKLKHLESIVEELQTKSSDLEKETGGLAEANMKLTEEVATYESTLSDLQANLLAALAEKDGTVEELNSSKKTIEDLTHQLASEGQKLQYQISSIMEENNLLTETHQNATKELQSVILQLEEQLNEHNAKEDALRSEIENQKAEIAEKLLLQTRLKELEEQLMKSEDQLKQEVQSIQVAAAAKEAELLSKLEDHAHKVHDRDLLHETVLELQKELQLAQSTHAEQNEKYSQKELEREAALEHSRGELEAKNKEIVLLEKQVKELEQKLQLADAKLSQKGGDRGASPTEQEEGMEVKSRDIGSTISTPSKRKSKRESEAPSAAQTSSSSETHAKTAEASPLTTFKFILGVALVSVILGIILGKRY